The nucleotide sequence AACATTGGAAAAAGCGATAGAACTTGTTAACAAAGCAACACTTGAAGATAAGGCAGGAAACTTTGAAGAAGCATTAAGACTTTATGAGTCAGCTgtggaatattttttgcatgttCTCAAGTATGAGGCAGCAAATGATAAAGCAAAACAAAGTGTGCGGTCAAAGTGTTCACAGTATTTGGAGAGAGcagaaaagttgaaaaaatatctAGCTGCGAAAGACCAGGCTTCTACGAATAAGAAACCAGAAAAGGCACAGGGTGGAAACAAttctgatgatgatgatgacagTGAAAAAAAGAAATTCCAAAACCAACTAGGTGGAGCGATTGTGGTAGAAAAGCCAGATATCAAATGGTCTGATGTAGCTGGATTACAACAAGCTAAGGAATCACTCAAGGAGGCTGTTATAATGCCGATTAAATTCCCCCACCTTTTCAAGGGCAAGCGTACACCATGGAGAGGTATATTATTGTTTGGTCCTCCTGGTACTGGTAAATCATATCTTGCAAAGGCTGTAGCTACTGAAGCTAATAATTCTACATTTTTATCAGTGTCTTCTTCTGATCTTGTATCAAAATGGCTGGGAGAAAGTGAAAAGTTGGTAAAGGCATTGTTTCAATTGGCACGAGAAAACAAACCTTCGATTATATTCATAGATGAAGTTGATTCATTATGTGGTTCCCGAAGCGAAAATGAAAGTGAGGCAGCTCGGAGGATCAAGACAGAGTTTCTTGTGCAAATGCAAGGCGTTGGAGTGGATAACTCTGATGTTCTTGTTCTTGGTGCGACTAACATCCCCTGGACTTTGGACTCTGCTATTCGCCGTCGATTTGAAAAAAGAATCTACATCCCTTTACCAGAAGCACCTGCCCGCCTTACCATGTTCAAACTCCATTTGGGGGATACTCTAACCACATTAACTGATAAAGATTTCAAGTATTTAGCGGAACAAACAAAAGGTTATTCTGGTGCAGATATCAGTATTGTTGTACGAGAAGCCCTTCTGAATCCGATAAGGAAAATCCAGCAAGCAACTCACTTCAAAAGAATAAGGGGCCCATCGCAGGATGATGCCAATATTATTGTAGATGATCTTCTGGTTCCATGCTCACCTGGAGAGAATGGAGCGATAGAAATGTCATGGAGTGATGTACCGGGAGACAAGATGTGTGAACCCAAAGTATGCATGCAAGATATGTTATCTGCTATCGCTAATGTGAGACCCACCGTAAGTGAGGATGACATGAAACAACTACGAGAGTTTACGCAATCTTTTGGCGTAGAAGGTTGAGAGTTTCACTCGAagaataagtatatatatatatatgatgcgGCATGGTCAAACTCGACTTTCATCGAGCATAATGGTTCATGCAGTCAAAATGTTGGACAGCACAACTTAATTTTTTCGCTTGATATGAGTGAgctgaaatgtaaaaaattttaagaTGTGTACTTGAAGGTTTTTAACACAGGATATTTCATGAAATGGAAAAAACTATTGTTATTTTGACATGCACTAATATTAAATTACGCAGACATATTAAAAAGAAATTTATTGTAGCCAGCTTTTTTCTCTATCACTTTCTTAGTTCAATCTGTAGCTTGTCCACCTAATCGTATATCATTCagttaatgtttttgtttttctataTGTTTGATGGGTCATATTGATTTCTGTGCGGCATGAGTAAATGTTGAAGAATATCATCCCGGGCTTTTATTTGGATAAATAGTCTCCAATGCTTGTTTTGCCTTTAAATTGCTTTGTCAAGTTTCTTAAACCAAGCCAGATTTTAAAGGGATTACTAGGTTTTGGtgacaaaatctgaaaaattcaATTGTTTTCAAAGATGTTGAATACAACTTTGTAATGAGTGGAAGAGCATTTTTGCTGAAAACCAGTCAatatgaagtaaaaatattttcatgaagaTTATCAAATAGTGTGAAACATTGACTGAATTCTTCACtttatttttgtgtgtgcttttgttttttactgatttagtaaagattgattttgtTTACTTGTAAAAACTTACTGCTTTGACCATTGACTTCTGGAACTTTATTCGCACTTAATTTCTTTATTGTGTTCATGGAAAAGTGAGTTAAAAAATACAATCATTCATAGATGGACTCGCCAGTACACGAAATATAAATGGAACTCGAATTTAAAATTGAGTACTatgccaaattgaaaaaaaaaaccttccGTTTTAGTGTAGTCTATCTGGTATTCTGATGAGTTTAGACTGGGAGTGTGCAAACTGTGGGCCAAATGCGTCCCATAGAAAAAAAtatgcggcccgcggagtaGCGCCAATCTTGAATCGCGTGCGCCCGCGAAGCgagtttttattttagttcaacCTGATAGGTGTGAATAATTCCAACCTCTGCATTACAAACACTAGATGAGTCCAATtgttatctatgcctatgacgttacaatgccccaAATTTTTATGCCACTAGAACGCCTGTGTTAAATAAAGAAGCGGCACATGTCATCAGGTTagttgtatctggccctcctgtattaaaggttgcacacccctggtttagacaATTGAAATGGATTTTCTTCACGGAGAGGtaaaatttgtttgtatttgATTGTACAGATACCTGCAATTACTGTACTACTGTTTTTTAGGCTGGGAAACTGTACCTTAAGACAAGTATATAGTTTCTTCCATAAATAGTCTTTTCATTTGTATAAAGATTGACTTTCGTTCACAGATATTTAGTATGgtgtataataataattacatacTAATGTTTATGCAACTGTCTATCAATTTTCTTTGCTTATCCATACTGGGAAGCTAATTTATTTGCTATGATGTTGGTCTGCTGTTTTTTTACAGGTTATTTTCCGGGTCATTTCAAATCGTATTCTTCACCATTGCCGCATACCTTGATCTTTAACCACTATGttagttatatttttcaaatacatttgaGATATGCCTACCTGGTCAAATTCTGTTGACGATCTTAACAGTGATAATATATATCCTTTCGTATATAActgaaaagttgaaatatttcCTTATACTTGGACCCAATAATAGACCATATGTTGTCATGTTCATACAATCTGCTTTTCA is from Styela clava chromosome 9, kaStyClav1.hap1.2, whole genome shotgun sequence and encodes:
- the LOC120339099 gene encoding vacuolar protein sorting-associated protein 4B-like translates to MPGTLEKAIELVNKATLEDKAGNFEEALRLYESAVEYFLHVLKYEAANDKAKQSVRSKCSQYLERAEKLKKYLAAKDQASTNKKPEKAQGGNNSDDDDDSEKKKFQNQLGGAIVVEKPDIKWSDVAGLQQAKESLKEAVIMPIKFPHLFKGKRTPWRGILLFGPPGTGKSYLAKAVATEANNSTFLSVSSSDLVSKWLGESEKLVKALFQLARENKPSIIFIDEVDSLCGSRSENESEAARRIKTEFLVQMQGVGVDNSDVLVLGATNIPWTLDSAIRRRFEKRIYIPLPEAPARLTMFKLHLGDTLTTLTDKDFKYLAEQTKGYSGADISIVVREALLNPIRKIQQATHFKRIRGPSQDDANIIVDDLLVPCSPGENGAIEMSWSDVPGDKMCEPKVCMQDMLSAIANVRPTVSEDDMKQLREFTQSFGVEG